In Nasonia vitripennis strain AsymCx chromosome 2, Nvit_psr_1.1, whole genome shotgun sequence, a genomic segment contains:
- the LOC100117530 gene encoding protein yippee-like 5 isoform X2 codes for MGVVFVEHMGGVRLFSCQRCDTNLTNRDQLISTRFTGGTGRAYLFHKVVNVKYSALQDRVMLTGRHIVRDVSCKNCNTKLGWMYEYAHERTQEYKEVMYKIE; via the exons ATGGGCGTCGTGTTCGTCGAGCACATGGGTGGCGTTCGCCTGTTCTCCTGCCAGCGCTGCGACACCAATCTCACCAACAGGGACCAGCTGATCAGCACTCGTTTCACTGGTGGTACGGGGCGCGCGTATCTTTTCCACAAAGTCGTCAACGTCAAGTACAG TGCTTTGCAGGACAGAGTGATGCTGACGGGTCGTCACATCGTACGAGATGTAAGCTGCAAAAACTGCAATACCAAACTGGGATGGATGTACGAGTATGCCCATGAGAGAACCCAAGAGTACAAAGAGG
- the CLGC1 gene encoding cys-loop ligand-gated ion channel subunit isoform X1, producing the protein MTQTELLQELTNECRYDKMVRPPGELNDREPVKVWARAYIYTIKSNMAKTLQFDVHMMLQFRYLDTRLKFDDIAPHQNQIYGGQSAHDLIWTPSVYVANERSSVIMGNSVKDLLISIDPSGMVVLNTRLEAILNCGLRLEKFPFDVQECPMVFESWTHNVQDMILNWDEAPIVLADELHLTEYRLVEQWVNRSEVSYTTAQQHYGHFAGNFSSISITFKLAREMGFFMMDYYIPSILIVVISWVSFWLHVDASPPRIVLGTNTILAFMTLASKVENSLPKVSYIKASEIWFLGCTIFLFAAMVEFAFVNTIYRRKKNVPLKKVNSKYILKSTLTPRLARKQFQKNTTGIERSRSWSSLDNGNVSEKDYTSQNYLTIHSFPSTINVPAVRIDDEKDYSIGSVVTIDSNPSPPPPAPPVAKPFQRRGTLARLNTFTTMTPQQIAQWIDKRCRIVFPVSFLIFNILYWSFIWI; encoded by the exons ATGACGCAGACGGAACTGCTGCAGGAACTGACGAACGAGTGCCGCTACGACAAGATGGTCAGACCGCCCGGTGAGCTGAACGATCGCGAGCCGGTCAAGGTCTGGGCCAGGGCCTACATCTACACCATCAAGTCCAACATGGCCAAGACTCTG CAATTCGACGTGCACATGATGCTGCAGTTCCGCTACCTGGACACTCGGCTCAAGTTCGATGACATCGCGCCGCACCAGAACCAGATCTACGGCGGACAATCGGCGCACGATCTCATTTGGACGCCCTCGGTGTACGTGGCCAACGAGAGGAGTTCCGTCATCATGGGCAACAGCGTCAAGGATCTGCTCATCTCGATCGATCCGTCCGGTATGGTCGTGCTCAATACCAG GTTGGAAGCGATTCTCAATTGCGGTTTGCGACTCGAGAAATTCCCCTTCGACGTGCAGGAGTGTCCGATGGTTTTCGAAAGTT GGACACACAACGTTCAAGACATGATCCTGAACTGGGACGAGGCTCCCATTGTCCTCGCCGACGAGCTGCATTTGACCGAGTATCGGTTGGTCGAGCAGTGGGTAAACCGGTCGGAAGTCTCTTACACCACGGCGCAGCAACATTACGGACACTTTG CCGGCAACTTCAGCTCCATCAGCATAACGTTCAAGCTCGCCCGTGAAATGGGCTTCTTCATGATGGACTACTACATACCCTCGATCCTCATCGTCGTCATATCGTGGGTCTCATTCTGGCTACACGTGGACGCCAGTCCGCCTAGGATCGTTTTGG GCACCAACACGATACTCGCCTTCATGACTCTCGCCTCGAAGGTCGAGAATTCGCTGCCGAAGGTGTCCTACATCAAAGCCAGCGAGATTTGGTTCCTCGGCTGCACGATATTCCTCTTCGCCGCGATGGTCGAGTTCGCCTTCGTCAACACGATCTACAGGAGAAA AAAAAACGTGCCTCTGAAGAAGGTCAACAGCAAGTACATCCTCAAATCGACGCTGACGCCGAGGCTGGCGCGAAAGCAGTTCCAAAAGAACACGACCGGCATCGAGAGGTCTCGATCCTGGTCGTCCCTCGACAACGGCAACGTATCCGAGAAGGATTACACGAGCCAGAATTACCTCACCATACAC AGCTTCCCGAGCACGATAAACGTGCCCGCTGTGAGGATAGACGACGAGAAGGACTACTCGATCGGCAGCGTGGTAACGATCGACAGCAATCCATCGCCTCCACCACCGGCGCCCCCGGTGGCCAAGCCGTTCCAGCGACGCGGGACTCTTGCCCGGCTCAACACTTTCACGACGATGACGCCCCAGCAAATCGCCCAGTGGATCGACAAGCGGTGCCGCATCGTTTTTCCCGTCTCCTTCCTCATCTTCAATATCCTCTACTGGTCGTTCATCTGGATCTGA
- the LOC100117569 gene encoding HMG box-containing protein 4 isoform X2 has translation MDSFVTPKREGNELEVTGISRSGRVRKKSSKLMDFESSSNITETKIKRPKMQSPQDQPKKKKPTTTDGQPLSPVPQVTHTVHVAQIHHPPPNKITIAPPKKSPKLPTTPIQQKKKKIESSSDYETQSQSTNSESEDDVVSKKLHIAEFSSKDMSLDALEPAEDEITTPKKKPPSPKKPKKTVTIAPSVKPDIKPKPTKPELAQKPKPRYTAYMLWSKEMRQQLLKESPNMDFTSISKRLGELWATVPNMEKYNWSNRAKRLAEKNQMSPPKKFITKSNIMKSPSSDSPKKKTDVIRISDLKKLSPQSIRSGKDATRDPTKEMKIFRAIELQPIDVAAYLKLLGESLTVIGERLKEHNGQITVSGSLSVLLDSLLCALGSLMCLTQQVPAIGTQNSASLSKTLENIAYIMPGL, from the exons ATGGATTCTTTTGTGACACCCAAACGTGAAGGAAATG AGCTGGAAGTAACTGGTATCTCTCGCAGCGGCAGAGTTCGTAAGAAGTCTTCCAAGCTCATGGACTTTGAATCATCGAGTAATATAACTGAAACCAAGATTAAAAGACCAAAAATGCAGTCACCTCAAGACCAGCCCAAGAAGAAAAAGCCTACGACAACTGATGGTCAACCGCTCTCCCCTGTTCCTCAAGTAACTCACACTGTGCACGTTGCACAGATCCACCATCCACCACCTAACAAAATAACTATAGCACCACCTAAAAAAAGTCCCAAATTGCCAACAACACCAATTcagcagaaaaagaaaaagattgAATCTAGTTCTGATTATGAAACACAGTCGCAATCAACCAATTCAGAATCTGAGGATGATGTAGTTAGTAAAAAGCTACACATAGCTGAGTTCAGTAGCAAAGATATGAGTTTGGATGCTCTAGAACCAGCTGAGGATGAAATTACAACTCCTAAGAAAAAGCCACCATCCCCTAAGAAACCTAAAAAGACCGTTACAATTGCTCCATCTGTTAAGCCAGATATAAAACCAAAACCAACTAAGCCAGAACTTGCACAAAAACCT AAACCAAGGTATACAGCTTATATGCTGTGGTCTAAAGAAATGAGACAGCAGTTATTAAAAGAGTCTCCTAATATGG atttcaCTTCTATTTCAAAACGATTGGGAGAATTGTGGGCAACAGTTCCTAACATGGAAAAATACAATTGGAGCAATCGTGCAAAGCGCCTTGCCGAAAAAAACCAAATGTCACCTCCGAAAAAGTTTATCACTAAAAGTA ATATAATGAAATCACCTTCATCTGACTCCCCTAAAAAGAAGACTGACGTTATTCGTATATCAGATTTGAAAAAGTTATCACCTCAGTCCATTCGTTCTGGGAAAGATGCAACAAGAGATCCCACAAAAGAGATGAAAATCTTCAGAGCAATTGAACTGCAGCCAATTGATGTTGCTGCATACTTGAAATTATTGGGTGAAAGTTTGACTGTGATTGGTGAAAGGCTGAAGGAACATAATGGACAAATCACTGTTTCGGGAAGTCTTTCAGTACTTTTGGATTCATTATTATGTGCCCTTGGTAGTTTGATGTGTCTAACGCAACAGGTTCCTGCCATTGGAACTCAAAACTCTGCCTCTTTGTCAAAAACACTAGAGAACATAGCATACATTATGCCAGGCTTGTAA
- the CLGC1 gene encoding cys-loop ligand-gated ion channel subunit precursor, whose product MGARIGFCVRWGLTTTAMMLLLCGVVGAVRQQESCQNISVAGPMTQTELLQELTNECRYDKMVRPPGELNDREPVKVWARAYIYTIKSNMAKTLQFDVHMMLQFRYLDTRLKFDDIAPHQNQIYGGQSAHDLIWTPSVYVANERSSVIMGNSVKDLLISIDPSGMVVLNTRLEAILNCGLRLEKFPFDVQECPMVFESWTHNVQDMILNWDEAPIVLADELHLTEYRLVEQWVNRSEVSYTTAQQHYGHFAGNFSSISITFKLAREMGFFMMDYYIPSILIVVISWVSFWLHVDASPPRIVLGTNTILAFMTLASKVENSLPKVSYIKASEIWFLGCTIFLFAAMVEFAFVNTIYRRKKNVPLKKVNSKYILKSTLTPRLARKQFQKNTTGIERSRSWSSLDNGNVSEKDYTSQNYLTIHSFPSTINVPAVRIDDEKDYSIGSVVTIDSNPSPPPPAPPVAKPFQRRGTLARLNTFTTMTPQQIAQWIDKRCRIVFPVSFLIFNILYWSFIWI is encoded by the exons ATGGGTGCGCGGATCGGTTTCTGCGTAAGATGGGGACTGACCACGACGGcgatgatgctgctgctgtgcggAGTCGTCGGGGCTGTGAGGCA ACAGGAAAGCTGCCAAAACATAAGCGTAGCCGGACCGATGACGCAGACGGAACTGCTGCAGGAACTGACGAACGAGTGCCGCTACGACAAGATGGTCAGACCGCCCGGTGAGCTGAACGATCGCGAGCCGGTCAAGGTCTGGGCCAGGGCCTACATCTACACCATCAAGTCCAACATGGCCAAGACTCTG CAATTCGACGTGCACATGATGCTGCAGTTCCGCTACCTGGACACTCGGCTCAAGTTCGATGACATCGCGCCGCACCAGAACCAGATCTACGGCGGACAATCGGCGCACGATCTCATTTGGACGCCCTCGGTGTACGTGGCCAACGAGAGGAGTTCCGTCATCATGGGCAACAGCGTCAAGGATCTGCTCATCTCGATCGATCCGTCCGGTATGGTCGTGCTCAATACCAG GTTGGAAGCGATTCTCAATTGCGGTTTGCGACTCGAGAAATTCCCCTTCGACGTGCAGGAGTGTCCGATGGTTTTCGAAAGTT GGACACACAACGTTCAAGACATGATCCTGAACTGGGACGAGGCTCCCATTGTCCTCGCCGACGAGCTGCATTTGACCGAGTATCGGTTGGTCGAGCAGTGGGTAAACCGGTCGGAAGTCTCTTACACCACGGCGCAGCAACATTACGGACACTTTG CCGGCAACTTCAGCTCCATCAGCATAACGTTCAAGCTCGCCCGTGAAATGGGCTTCTTCATGATGGACTACTACATACCCTCGATCCTCATCGTCGTCATATCGTGGGTCTCATTCTGGCTACACGTGGACGCCAGTCCGCCTAGGATCGTTTTGG GCACCAACACGATACTCGCCTTCATGACTCTCGCCTCGAAGGTCGAGAATTCGCTGCCGAAGGTGTCCTACATCAAAGCCAGCGAGATTTGGTTCCTCGGCTGCACGATATTCCTCTTCGCCGCGATGGTCGAGTTCGCCTTCGTCAACACGATCTACAGGAGAAA AAAAAACGTGCCTCTGAAGAAGGTCAACAGCAAGTACATCCTCAAATCGACGCTGACGCCGAGGCTGGCGCGAAAGCAGTTCCAAAAGAACACGACCGGCATCGAGAGGTCTCGATCCTGGTCGTCCCTCGACAACGGCAACGTATCCGAGAAGGATTACACGAGCCAGAATTACCTCACCATACAC AGCTTCCCGAGCACGATAAACGTGCCCGCTGTGAGGATAGACGACGAGAAGGACTACTCGATCGGCAGCGTGGTAACGATCGACAGCAATCCATCGCCTCCACCACCGGCGCCCCCGGTGGCCAAGCCGTTCCAGCGACGCGGGACTCTTGCCCGGCTCAACACTTTCACGACGATGACGCCCCAGCAAATCGCCCAGTGGATCGACAAGCGGTGCCGCATCGTTTTTCCCGTCTCCTTCCTCATCTTCAATATCCTCTACTGGTCGTTCATCTGGATCTGA
- the LOC100117610 gene encoding transducin beta-like protein 3 produces the protein MSSGNLKESFEVESKHEAFYTGGNILWSEDSENLFCQNRDFISVVSVSKGAVKLTLGKANENEEEDVINSFTTSKDGKFIVTHHKSSLFKLWNGTDVKPTKVWKSIHNGPVAAIALTNSGSNMASGGVDGSVRLWDFEHHTCTHNLKGAQGVVSIICYHPDVEKHLVFASADDYVIHGWNTQTGQKEVTLEGHFSKVTSLSFHEDGVHALSSGRDKVLILWDIVKKASVRILPVYECIEGAFIIPDSASLPVSKAKNKSSIYAASAGEKGVVKIWEMKSGRMLYEQTNSLIPAAKEENGLAVKHLLYNEESNSVGLVSTSHNILVYSLEKFECSKQLIGYIDEILDIAYIGSNNSHLAVATNTSDIKLYELSTMSCQILCGHTNIVLSLASTPANPNILLSSDKDNCVRLWLMDEETRTVNCIGSGTRHTAAVGCVAFSQTEAKFFVSISQDSCLKMWDLPENIAYTGTQVALNATHTVAAHTKDINSVTVSPNDKLIATGSQDKTAKLWSADNLQQLGVFRGHRRGVWCVRFSPIDQVLATSSADCTIKLWSLGELNCLKTFEGHESAVLKMEFLSRGMQIISSGADGLLKLWSVKSAECNATLDQHNNRVWSIAVNKNETHLVSGGSDSLLVIWRDTTQENKAKAIALQEELMKDEQKLANCLQAQKLTKALRLALKLQKPMHVLRIIEALVKKGEEDLTTTIVDLKPSQQDELLKCAVIWNTNARNFQVAQLVINTLLKEIGLENLQSVDLKEKLQSMIPYTDRHLKRLTQHYQDLHLLSYTINSMKAHNPAVEGKETAEV, from the exons ATGAGTAGCGGTAACTTGAAGGAGTC GTTTGAGGTGGAAAGTAAACATGAGGCTTTTTACACCGGAGGAAATATCTTG TGGAGTGAAGATAGCGAGAACCTCTTCTGTCAAAACAGAGATTTTATATCTGTTGTATCGGTGAGTAAAGGAGCTGTGAAGCTCACATTGGGAAAAGctaatgaaaatgaagaagagGATGTTATCAACAGTTTTACTACCAGTAAAGATGGCAAATTCATTGTCACCCATCATAAAAGTAGTCTTTTCAAACTGTGGAATGGAACAG atgtaAAACCCACTAAGGTTTGGAAATCTATCCATAATGGTCCTGTAGCTGCAATAGCATTGACAAACAGTGGATCGAATATGGCGTCAGGTGGTGTTGATGGATCTGTAAGATTATGGGACTTTGAACATCACACTTGTACGCATAATTTGAAAGGAGCTCAGGGAGTTGTGAG CATTATATGTTATCATCCGGATGTGGAGAAGCATCTAGTTTTTGCATCTGCTGATGATTATGTTATCCATGGTTGGAATACCCAAACTGGTCAAAAGGAAGTAACTTTAGAAGGGCATTTTAGTAAAGTTACATCATTATCATTCCATGAAGATGGAGTCCATGCATTGAG TTCTGGCAGAGATAAAGTATTAATATTGTGGGATATCGTAAAAAAGGCCTCAGTGCGTATTTTACCAGTATATGAGTGTATTGAAGGTGCATTCATCATACCAGACAGTGCTTCTCTTCCTGTATCCAAGGCCAAAAACAAATCGTCGATTTATGCAGCAAGTGCTGGAGAAAAAG GTGTCGTAAAAATATGGGAAATGAAATCTGGCCGAATGCTTTATGAGCAAACAAATTCTCTGATACCAGCTGCTAAAGAAGAGAATGGTCTTGCTGTAAAACATTTGCTTTACAATGAAGAGAGCAACAGTGTTGGACTTGTCTCTACTAGTCATAATATCTTGGTTTACTCATTAGAAAAATTCGAGTGTAGCAAACAA ttAATAGGCTATATAGATGAAATTTTAGATATTGCTTACATAGGTAGCAATAATTCACATTTGGCTGTAGCAACTAATACATCTGATATCAAACTTTATGAATTATCAACAATGAGTTGTCAAATACTGTGTGGTCACACAAATATCGTATTGTCACTTGCATCAACACCCGCCAATCCTAATATACTTCTATCCTCCGATAAA GATAACTGCGTGAGATTATGGCTGATGGACGAAGAAACAAGGACTGTTAATTGCATAGGATCAGGAACTAGACACACAGCAGCAGTAGGCTGTGTAGCTTTTTCCCAAACGGAAGCTAAATTTTTCGTATCTATAAGTCAAGATTCATGTCTTAAGATGTGGGATTTACCAGAAAATATAGCATACACTG gaACCCAAGTAGCCCTTAATGCAACACATACAGTCGCGGCACACACAAAAGATATTAACAGCGTGACGGTATCGCCAAACGATAAGCTTATCGCTACCGGATCTCAGGACAAAACTGCGaag TTGTGGTCTGCTGATAATTTACAACAGCTGGGAGTGTTTCGTGGCCATCGCAGAGGCGTTTGGTGCGTGCGGTTTTCCCCTATAGATCAAGTCCTAGCGACCTCATCCGCTGATTGCACAATCAAATTGTGGTCTCTCGGTGAACTAAATTGCTTAAag ACTTTTGAAGGACACGAATCTGCAGTGTTGAAAATGGAATTTCTGTCGCGTGGTATGCAAATCATCTCATCGGGAGCAGACGGACTTCTTAAATTATGGAGTGTAAAATCTGCAGAGTGTAACGCAACATTAGACCAGCATAATAATCGGGTTTGGTCCATTGCTG TGAATAAAAACGAAACCCATCTGGTGAGTGGTGGAAGCGATTCGCTATTAGTCATATGGAGAGATACAACGCAAGAAAATAAGGCAAAGGCAATTGCATTACAAGAGGAGTTAATGAAAGATGAACAGAAGTTGGCAAATTGCTTGCAGGCACAGAAACTGACGAAGGCGTTGAGATTAGCCCTGAAGTTACAAAAGCCGATGCACGTGTTACGTATCATCGAAG CTCTAGTGAAAAAAGGAGAGGAAGACTTGACAACTACGATTGTCGATTTAAAGCCGTCGCAGCAGGACGAATTATTGAAATGCGCTGTTATTTGGAATACAAATGCGCGCAATTTCCAAGTTGCTCAG CTTGTCATAAACACACTTCTCAAAGAGATTGGCTTAGAAAATCTTCAATCGGTAGATTTAAAAGAAAAGTTGCAATCGATGATCCCGTACACGGACCGACATTTGAAGAGGTTAACGCAACATTATCAAGACTTGCATCTTCTATCGTACACGATAAATAGCATGAAAGCGCATAACCCAGCTGTTGAAGGCAAGGAGACAGCCGAAGTGTAA
- the LOC100117530 gene encoding protein yippee-like 5 isoform X1 translates to MGVVFVEHMGGVRLFSCQRCDTNLTNRDQLISTRFTGGTGRAYLFHKVVNVKYSALQDRVMLTGRHIVRDVSCKNCNTKLGWMYEYAHERTQEYKEGKVILEKALILETVGIAETQEQPR, encoded by the exons ATGGGCGTCGTGTTCGTCGAGCACATGGGTGGCGTTCGCCTGTTCTCCTGCCAGCGCTGCGACACCAATCTCACCAACAGGGACCAGCTGATCAGCACTCGTTTCACTGGTGGTACGGGGCGCGCGTATCTTTTCCACAAAGTCGTCAACGTCAAGTACAG TGCTTTGCAGGACAGAGTGATGCTGACGGGTCGTCACATCGTACGAGATGTAAGCTGCAAAAACTGCAATACCAAACTGGGATGGATGTACGAGTATGCCCATGAGAGAACCCAAGAGTACAAAGAGGGTAAAGTTATTTTGGAGAAAGCGCTTATTTTAGAGACCGTGGGCATAGCAGAAACACAAGAACAACCTCGATAA
- the LOC100117569 gene encoding HMG box-containing protein 4 isoform X1: MDSFVTPKREGNELEVTGISRSGRVRKKSSKLMDFESSSNITETKIKRPKMQSPQDQPKKKKPTTTDGQPLSPVPQVTHTVHVAQIHHPPPNKITIAPPKKSPKLPTTPIQQKKKKIESSSDYETQSQSTNSESEDDVVSKKLHIAEFSSKDMSLDALEPAEDEITTPKKKPPSPKKPKKTVTIAPSVKPDIKPKPTKPELAQKPKPRYTAYMLWSKEMRQQLLKESPNMDFTSISKRLGELWATVPNMEKYNWSNRAKRLAEKNQMSPPKKFITKSNISNVTDIMKSPSSDSPKKKTDVIRISDLKKLSPQSIRSGKDATRDPTKEMKIFRAIELQPIDVAAYLKLLGESLTVIGERLKEHNGQITVSGSLSVLLDSLLCALGSLMCLTQQVPAIGTQNSASLSKTLENIAYIMPGL, translated from the exons ATGGATTCTTTTGTGACACCCAAACGTGAAGGAAATG AGCTGGAAGTAACTGGTATCTCTCGCAGCGGCAGAGTTCGTAAGAAGTCTTCCAAGCTCATGGACTTTGAATCATCGAGTAATATAACTGAAACCAAGATTAAAAGACCAAAAATGCAGTCACCTCAAGACCAGCCCAAGAAGAAAAAGCCTACGACAACTGATGGTCAACCGCTCTCCCCTGTTCCTCAAGTAACTCACACTGTGCACGTTGCACAGATCCACCATCCACCACCTAACAAAATAACTATAGCACCACCTAAAAAAAGTCCCAAATTGCCAACAACACCAATTcagcagaaaaagaaaaagattgAATCTAGTTCTGATTATGAAACACAGTCGCAATCAACCAATTCAGAATCTGAGGATGATGTAGTTAGTAAAAAGCTACACATAGCTGAGTTCAGTAGCAAAGATATGAGTTTGGATGCTCTAGAACCAGCTGAGGATGAAATTACAACTCCTAAGAAAAAGCCACCATCCCCTAAGAAACCTAAAAAGACCGTTACAATTGCTCCATCTGTTAAGCCAGATATAAAACCAAAACCAACTAAGCCAGAACTTGCACAAAAACCT AAACCAAGGTATACAGCTTATATGCTGTGGTCTAAAGAAATGAGACAGCAGTTATTAAAAGAGTCTCCTAATATGG atttcaCTTCTATTTCAAAACGATTGGGAGAATTGTGGGCAACAGTTCCTAACATGGAAAAATACAATTGGAGCAATCGTGCAAAGCGCCTTGCCGAAAAAAACCAAATGTCACCTCCGAAAAAGTTTATCACTAAAAGTA atattTCAAATGTTACAGATATAATGAAATCACCTTCATCTGACTCCCCTAAAAAGAAGACTGACGTTATTCGTATATCAGATTTGAAAAAGTTATCACCTCAGTCCATTCGTTCTGGGAAAGATGCAACAAGAGATCCCACAAAAGAGATGAAAATCTTCAGAGCAATTGAACTGCAGCCAATTGATGTTGCTGCATACTTGAAATTATTGGGTGAAAGTTTGACTGTGATTGGTGAAAGGCTGAAGGAACATAATGGACAAATCACTGTTTCGGGAAGTCTTTCAGTACTTTTGGATTCATTATTATGTGCCCTTGGTAGTTTGATGTGTCTAACGCAACAGGTTCCTGCCATTGGAACTCAAAACTCTGCCTCTTTGTCAAAAACACTAGAGAACATAGCATACATTATGCCAGGCTTGTAA